From Lagenorhynchus albirostris chromosome 15, mLagAlb1.1, whole genome shotgun sequence, one genomic window encodes:
- the NNAT gene encoding neuronatin isoform X3 — protein sequence MAAVAAASAELLIIGWYIFRVLLQVFRYSLQKLAYTVSRTGRHVLGERRQRAPN from the exons atggcagcagtggcagcagcctCGGCTGAACTGCTCATCATCGGCTGGTACATTTTCCGCGTGCTGCTGCAG gtGTTCAGGTACTCCCTGCAGAAGCTGGCGTACACCGTGTCGAGAACCGGACGGCACGTGCTGGGAGAGCGCCGCCAGCGGGCCCCCAACTGa
- the NNAT gene encoding neuronatin isoform X2, with protein sequence MAAVAAASAELLIIGWYIFRVLLQVFLECCIYWVGFAFRNPPGTQPIARSEVFRYSLQKLAYTVSRTGRHVLGERRQRAPN encoded by the exons atggcagcagtggcagcagcctCGGCTGAACTGCTCATCATCGGCTGGTACATTTTCCGCGTGCTGCTGCAG GTGTTCCTGGAATGCTGCATTTACTGGGTAGGATTCGCTTTTCGAAATCCTCCAGGGACACAGCCCATTGCGAGAAGTGAG gtGTTCAGGTACTCCCTGCAGAAGCTGGCGTACACCGTGTCGAGAACCGGACGGCACGTGCTGGGAGAGCGCCGCCAGCGGGCCCCCAACTGa
- the NNAT gene encoding neuronatin isoform X1 yields the protein MAAVAAASAELLIIGWYIFRVLLQVFLECCIYWVGFAFRNPPGTQPIARSVQVLPAEAGVHRVENRTARAGRAPPAGPQLRLQPPPLGGPVTRCSCAVPPAWEPVPRRNGASPVPSRQRSTCQGQ from the exons atggcagcagtggcagcagcctCGGCTGAACTGCTCATCATCGGCTGGTACATTTTCCGCGTGCTGCTGCAG GTGTTCCTGGAATGCTGCATTTACTGGGTAGGATTCGCTTTTCGAAATCCTCCAGGGACACAGCCCATTGCGAGAA gtGTTCAGGTACTCCCTGCAGAAGCTGGCGTACACCGTGTCGAGAACCGGACGGCACGTGCTGGGAGAGCGCCGCCAGCGGGCCCCCAACTGaggctccagccccctcccctgggcGGCCCTGTCACCAGGTGCTCCTGTGCAGTTCCACCAGCATGGGAGCCAGTGCCGCGCAGGAATGGGGCGTCCCCTGTGCCCTCTCGCCAGAGGAGCACTTGCCAAGGTCAGTGA
- the BLCAP gene encoding bladder cancer-associated protein produces MYCLQWLLPVLLIPKPLNPALWFSHSMFMGFYLLSFLLERKPCTICALVFLAALFLICYSCWGNCFLYHCSDSPLPESAHDPGVVGT; encoded by the coding sequence ATGTATTGCCTCCAGTGGCTGCTGCCCGTCCTCCTCATCCCCAAGCCCCTCAACCCCGCCCTGTGGTTCAGCCACTCCATGTTCATGGGCTTCTACCTGCTCAGCTTCCTCCTGGAACGGAAGCCTTGCACAATTTGTGCCTTGGTTTTCCTGGCAGCCCTGTTCCTCATCTGCTATAGCTGCTGGGGAAACTGTTTCCTGTACCACTGCTCCGATTCCCCGCTTCCGGAATCGGCACACGACCCCGGCGTTGTGGGCACCTAA